TCATCCTCACCTTCCTGCTCTACACCAGCTTCCACCTCTCCAGGAAACCCATCAGCATCGTCAAGGTAACATAGGCTCATGACTTCTAAATACCACTGAAAAGTACAGTGACGctggaagtcattcagagttgggggtgctgagtgaCGTCACCTGGTGACGATGACGTCACACCAAACGCAGCGCAACGGAGCAAAAAATGAGCTAGATTCAATATTATGCTACAACTTACAATAGGCTACTTAAATTAGCTCTGTTTTATAACGAGACATCGTGTCATCATAACATTACAATAGTTTTGTGTACATCAGATGGCCAGCGTGTGGTATAGCCTACTGTATACAtttactgagacacacacagactttattcCTAATAAGTGCATTTATTGAGCGACTTAACTGATTACGGTTTTACCAACAGGCAAATCCAGGTCTGTTGTTATACGCGACATTCTCTCtcgtctctctctcactcactcactcacactcacacacactcacacacacacacaacagcagctgcaggtgcAGCATGAACAGCCATCCTCCTCTTGCGCTCATTCACAGaactacaaagtaaaacaagacataagCAATTAGCCaactacatttcttaaaatagcCTGATAACAAATGAGACGGGAAACTAAAAATATCACgattatgtaaaagtagaaaattaatgtttttgttttgaaaagtaaaaagttgaaaataaaaatgattaatttactacgtcagtgttgcagtgttgcaatagtccttcaccagggggtgctgcaacaccctcagcacccctacttccagcGTCCCTGGAAAAGTATATATCATTCCTGATCTGAAATGCCtcatcctttacttaagtacaagtaaaaatatcaaatacagAATGTTACTTATGTAGAAGTACAGAAGTAAAAGCTAAATGAGCAGCTCTTTTCACAGTTTTATGTCGATATAGAATATTGTGTTGTCCTGTTTTTATCTCAACAAatacagtacacagaggggCCTTTATGGTTGTAGTTTGTCGATATGGAGCCAATTTGATATACTTTTTATGATATGGGGTTGTATTTATATAGTACAGAGTACAGAACTCAATTGTATGTTATCTTATAAATATAtcacatgttttaatatttaacttgtAACTATGagatgttaaataaatgtagtgaggaaagtacaatatttatctcaaaaatgtaatggagtataAGTATATAGcaacacttaatgtaaatacttaaataaagtacaaatatgtctaAATAGTACTTAAGTACCAGCACTTTTCACCCCTGGGAAGAAGAGCCTCTCTAGAGATGACTCCTGTTTGAAGGCATGGATAGTAAACTCAGGTCACACACGGGGCTCTCTGTTCACTGAAGTTGCACTCATTGTTTTGACAGAGCGAGCTCCATAAGAACTGCTCCTCCGTCAGTGAGATCGCCACCTTagcctccagcagcagcagcagctcgcAGCTCCCCCCGCAGTCCCTCCACACAGACATGGACTGTAGCTGGAAGCCTTTTGGTCTGTATCTGCTTCACTcttcacattgtttttcttaGAGAGAATACTGAGCCTTAAGCACACATGTTTgtgtaaacataaataaatctgATGTCTTGTCCTCTACCAATAACTCGTATATTTGTTCTGTTCTCAGACAAAAGGAACTACAGACAGCTGCTGGGAGCCATGGACTACTCCTTCCTCTGTGCCTACGCCGTGGGAATGTACCTCAGGTAGGATAACAAGAGGAGTAGGTCACTTTTATTCATAGCAGAAGTGAATAGGAATTACATTGATAAAAGAACTGGACATAAATACACCAAAAATATTGCTGTTGACAATCAGTAGAATCTGTTAACAGTGTTATTAGGGAAGGGCATTCAACCCCTTTTATATAtctaaatgaaaagaaacacacgTTCACTTCATTTACACCTCAAACACATCCAGCATGACCTCGTAGGGAAGAAATAGAATGCTCCTCTTCCTGTTAGCAGGTCTCTACAAAACATCCAGATACagattacatgtttttttagatATCAGCtgtatcaaaaaataaaactcaataaTCAGTTTGAATTGATCTATTTTTGGCATTCTTTAAAGTTTTGGCTCTGAGGGCTGTGAGGCTGTGCAGGGCTCTGATTGAAAATGGGAAAGGATGACGATTGTAAATCAAAGCTTGCATGAAGGAAACACTACCAACATTATTGATTAGTCAATAGTTGTGCCTCACATGATGTCACCTCTGTGCAGCGGCATCATCGGGGAGCGCCTGCCTATCCGCTTGTACCTGACCGTGGGTATGCTGAGCAGCGGCCTGTTCACCTGCCTGTTTGGACTGGGTTATGTCTACAACATCCACAACATGGGCTtctatgtgtttgtgcaggtgaGACGCATCAGAATGCCTTAGTGAGTCATGAAACTGCCCTAAAGAGCCCACAGCGGCACACAGTGAACACACAgtgaacacactgtaatactAACAGCTGCATCTGCTACAGGGGAAACCCTCTtcagctctctgcaggtgaGCTAGCTGTGTGTCACGGTTAAAGCTGTTGGATAAAGCCTCTTTCACAAGGACCATCTAGGTTGTATCACTAAATGGTTAATGGACTGCCTTTGTGAAGATCTTTTCAAGTCTTTGCAACCCCTCATAGTGCTTTAACATATACAAgtcagcactcacacacactaatacagaggcagaggcaggtTCATTAATCATGAATAATCAGAACAATAATACAGGATGTGTAGCTCATACCATTTATTCATACTCTTGCGATTTCAGGTGGCCAACGGCTTAGTCCAGACCACCGGCTGGCCCAGTGTAGTGACCTGCATCAGCAACTGGTTTGGAAAAGGAAGGTAAGGTCAAACCCTCCCTGAGACTGTAGCAGAGGacatgttaaatatggattttaGTTTGGCTTCTGGTTGGAATTACAGTGGTTCATGAACagtttgtggttttgtgtgaTTCCCAGGACAGTGTGTAAGGTAGGTTTATTCTAACTATATCAtgtctttaatttaatatgatAGTGTTATATCCCCGTAACATCAGAAGCTGTTACACATTATTATGTGGTGTAATACCTAAAAAGGAGAAATGAGCCATGTTTTGGTTTCATGATTGCATCCACTGTCTACATTAACCAGAGATGTAGTTGATTCTCAGATTCTACTTTGCATGTAATCAGTGAAAACATTGTATGTAAAGTATTTGATCAAAAAATGACCAACACTGCTCTCATTAGCTCACGGTGACACCGAACCACAGACTACACACATGGACTTGTCTTGTCTCTGTTGATGAGGgaccaaagacacatttaatgaGTCAGccagcaataataataataatgtgttttatttattgcctTGTTTCAGTACACCTACGGACACCTTAGAATGCATAAAAGTAGACAAgactactgtaatggtgtctttacaggtctcactaatccgtgtatcattcgttcatttgtttttccgatttagttgaggattgaaaaaatgaaaatagcatttgatttctcgtttttcccatttcaaaaccaaaaccagaaatcggattacggttcgttttctcgttttttcgattatgcacccccaaacggaaaatggaaaatgaaacattcggataacaaatcctgggagtgttagttgtcagggaaaccgatcgcgagccaacaactgactcatgccacaactgatctgtaaggaaacatggctaatttggagtctcactacgagatgataaatcaactctttctgtcggggaaaactcacgccgaaatgtctgagacattgaagagtatgggaattaaggggtcctcggagatgtcggtgaggagattctgtggcgacgttgggctgagacggaaggggcacatcacagaccaagagctggaagaagctgtcctGAAGAAGCTTTACCCTGTGGCTCGcgattgtttggtttccctgacaaccaaaCGAGCCCTGCCAGCCCTGCGCAAGCGGccaggatttgttatccgaatgtttcattttccattttccgtttgggggtgcataatcgaaaaaacgagaaaacgaaccgtaatccgatttctggttttggttttgaaatgggaaaaacgagaaatcaaatgctattttcattttttcaatcctcaactaaatcggaaaaacaaatgaacgaatgatacacggattatTCTCACTAAAGAATCTAGTATTCTGTTCAGAACGCTGCTGCAGAGTCCTCACgaacactgagagagtggatcacatcattccagttctgaggtctttacactgtcTTCCTGTATaattctgctgctggtttataaagcactgaATGGCCAAAATACAtgtctgatctcctgctacattatgaaccctccagaactctcaggtcctCTGGGACGGGtatgctttctgtccccagagtcagaactaaacatggagaagcagcattCAGTTGTTATGCTCAactatctggaacaaactcccagaaactGCAGGTCTcctgcaactcttactactgCTTGCCTtgcctaaaataaataatcaagcAGATAAAAAGCACAAGCAGGGCAAGGAGTTTGAGGGTAGTGGGTTAAGTTAGAGGGTTGGGAATATACTAGTCTGGTGAGTTTAAAGTGGATTAGATTACGGGATGTGACAGACTGTCTGAAGGGGGGGGTCCAGAGCCAGGCACAGTGCAGAGAGTGTAGAGAAGGAACacttactggtcccacagaggggaaatttcaTTCTGCATCTGaccctagtgttaggagcagtgcGCTGCCAGAGGTAGGGCACCCGGGGAGCAgggtagggaacggtgccttgctcagggacaccttggatgcacttggtctttcggggttGAACCTGTGATCTTCCAGTTCCCACGCCAAGTCCCTACAGAATGGGCCACCACTTCCGGCTCAAAGCATAGCACCCAGGGTGAGGAGGTGTGACGTTGGGATGGTTAGAAGACTGGCTGAGGATGACTGGACGGAGTGTACTCCTGTAGGAGGCCAGTGAGATGTctataagtgtgtgtggggggtcaGAAGGTTTTTGAAGTCAATCTGGTATTGATAAAGGAGAACTCCTGTTTACCACCAAACAGTTTTCTTCCTTTGAATAATGAAACAACATGACACATAAACTTGATATGATTTCTGAGTATAGAGGACGTTATGATTCTAATTGAGCTTCAGAGTGGCGAGGCACAGGAACAGGTCTCTGCAGCCCATCCCAACCTGTGAAAGAGCTGGCATGTAACCTGTGGACAATGAAAGGAAGATGATGTTCAGCAAGGAGGAGTacctgaaagtgtgtgtgtgtgtgtgtgtgtgtgtgtgtgtgtgtgtcagacgaGGACTCATCATGGGGCTGTGGAACTCTCACACCTCAGTGGGAAACATCCTGGGCTCTCTGATCGCCGGCTACTTTGTCTCCTCCAACTGGGGCCTGTCCTTCATCGTCCCGGGGATCATCATCGCAGTCATGGGCGTGgtctgcttcttcttcctcattgAGCGTAAGTGCACCCCCCCCATCGGGGGCTTCAATATAACAGTAGCTTTTGTGTGGTGGACATCTGTTTTCATTGTGCATGCAGTGCTGGTTCCCACACTAATGGTTTGAGCTTGGCTTCGACTTGCTGGAAAACATGTTGACATGCAGAAAGCAGTGTAACGCGCTGTGGGAGGAGTTAGATAAGCTGGCCTGCTTTCTGGAGCTGCTTCTTTAGGTTGCTGGCTCACTGAAGAACAGGACATATAGAAAAAGCATTAATAACTTTATGCCATGTTTCTCCTCTTCAGATCCAAATGACCTGAAAAGCATGAATGCTCAAACTACGTCTCCAGGCAAGCGTGTGAGTAGAGCTTCTTTCTTTGGCGAATGGAAACTTTAGCAATGGCCTTCTTTCGTTGTATTCAGGCATCTTTTAGTGCCTCGGTGTGTTCCATTAGTGTGGAATAAGAAAGGACTATGAGGTATACAGGGGGTGACATGAAAGGAGAATATTTTCACTACTTCCACACTGTGAATCCACCTGATGTTTGAGCGGCTCTGGAGATGAGCCCTCGGCTCATACAGTAGATGTGTGGGGGGACCTCTCTCAGCCTCTGTCACCAGGGCCTGTAGTGCAGGTCTGCTCAGAGGAATGTAGTTCAGTCTGAGACTGGCCCCTTTGTATCCTGGAAATAGGCTTAGACTACGCACCCTCACAGGCTACACCACACACAGccctgtgttgttgttcttaccttttatctttttgaactgtgtttatgtattcatCATGTACACAAGGCATATTCCTCAtttgtgtaaacctacttgtcAATAATGTCACCCCTGGGCGAgttccccgcccccccccccgccgccgaaggaaaaaaaggaaagtgttttttttttccgcaattttttattataacaatgtaatgtaactGAAAGACAAACTTACTTTTCAAGAATCAATCAATGCACACAATTCAGACAAACTGAAACGTGTGGGAATTATTGGcctgtaattataatattatgaaTGAAATTTATATGGCGTTATTTGGAAGAAAGTCCAGGTGTGACAGTGACATTGCTAGTCTATACAGTGGATCGCCCGTCCCCCACTTGTCCGTTCCATTTGGGAGACCCAGAGGTGAACTGTCAACCACTGCCGcgccccctcccctttccccttTCCTGATCTTCTCAGCAAGCAGGGGCACCTGCAGATGCAGGGGGCGCCAATTTGCCAATTCCCCACACAGTGACATGATAGATAGAAAACCGCTTCGCGGCCCAgatgactttttttaaagcgCTTGCTCGTGCCGCCCCCCACGAAATGCCGCCCCGGGCGGCTGCCCGCTTCGCCCATGCCAAAAATCGCTACTGGTGGTGTGTATGGCATCAGTAGGCTATGAGAAGGTGATCCTCTGTTTTTATCAGATTACTCTATGCATCTTTTAGCTGCTGCCGTGTGATGTGACCTGTGAAGGGCTCAGACAGCACTCTACCAACACCAAAAAAGGAAAGATCTTTTGGAAGATAATCTTAGCCCTTCCAAAGACAACAAACATTCCTCAGTATCCATAATATAAGCCTTGCTCATTTCAtcatttttgcactttttgtgCATTTCCTCTTTTAAAACTTCACAGGTCTTCCACTTTTTCAtacactgcatttattttatttttcacagtaattttttatattcttattGTATATCCTCTTCTTCTATATTCTATGTACAGATCtaaatctctacatgtatggcagccatcccagtgtctgttgaattccaacacagagaaatgttatcggtagtttatagaacaataaaaaaattaaaaaatcatttaactcaaagacatacctataaatagtaaaaccggagaaactgataaggAAGTggtctctctttattttttccagagctgtacaCATTTGGTGGTAACACTTTCTTTGTAATTTTATAGTTGTTTCaatatttctgtatttgcaCCTAATGAACTGCacattccttgtatgtgtaaacgtacgAAGGCTATCaagctgattctgattctgtgcTTGATGACTGAGACAGATACATTGAAAACAGCTTGGCTCACATGCACAGGCTCTGATGAATAAGCATACTTAATCCACGAACATGGAGGGCACTCTACATGAAGCATGGCAACAGTCACCATAGCTACAGTCTCCACATATTTGTCTTCAACAGAAGATATCTTAAGTGGATATCTCTGGcttcacacacccacacacactctcacacacacacacacattcacacacacacacacacacacacacacacacacacacacacacacacacacacacacacacacacacacacacacacgcttgctGTCATGAATAATGATAAGGCCTTTGTGACTATGCAATAAAATGagcttaaataaatgaaagcacaGTGTCTACGACACCTTGAGCTTGTGTGAGTAATAATGTGTTTACTCTGTCTTCAAGCAGGTTCCAACCAAGAGCTGGAACGGAGTCAATGGACACACTGAGGTGTATCATCAATACAAGGACAACCAaacccaggtgtgtgtgtgtgtgtgtgtgtgtgtgtgtgtgtgtgtgtgtgtgtgtgtgtgtgtgtgtgtgtgtgtgtgtgtgtgtgtgtgtgtgtgtgtgtgtgtgtgtgtgtgtgtgtgtgtgtgtgtgtgtgtgtgtgtgtgtgtgtgtgtgtgtgtgtgtgtgtgtgtcagtgcattGTGCATGCTATGCTGTgtcagacagtgtgtgtgtttaacctcTCAGGTGAAATAACTGAGACAGTCGATCTGATGTTTATGTAAGAGCACAGTTCTTATAACTTATAGCATCTATAGTCTCATGGACACATGTCTCATCTGGTGTTAACCTAACAGGTCAAACTAGTGACCTTGTTAAGGTTAATTCACCACAGTCTACTAAATGTCACATTTAGCTTATTGCACTTACAAAAGACAAACATCCTGAAGGCATACTGCTCTAACATTTCACTGTAATCCATTTAGGCATACTACTATTATGAGGATAGTGTTCAAAACAGGAAGGTCAGTTGTGTCAGTGCTTCCAGCTGTTTGTTTCCTGGCTGCTTCAGCTGCTGCCATCTGTCAGACTATCAAAGAAATGATACTCAGGCTGAATCTAAATGTGCTCCTCTGGACTGAGTTAGGCCTGTCATGCTCACTACTATTATTAGACAAAATATTTGCCATAAATTGTATTGCCGTCATTCCAGGCCACTGATGTCATGATAATATAACAGCATTTAATGTATGTACACcctttaaaacacatatttataataaactaaataaataaaacataaatcaaataaaaccacacaacTTACACAGCAAATTAAATagactattatattatattggtGCTGAAAACCCTGTGATTGCTCTGGCGTCATGTTGGATAACATGTTGTGTGACATTCTGATGGGAGTAAAATGATTGAGCTCCCGTTCATATACAGAATTGTATGATAAATCCACAATGTAAAAATGATTGAGGTCATGTTCATAACTGAACCTCTGGGGCACTAGTAACACACACTAGATCCATGTTACCTTGTATTAAAAACAGCAAAGTCCAGGAGTGTGGGGACGTGGGAACATTTGGGTTCAGCCTCAAGAATACTGGAACCTCTTTGGAAATATCGTTGGGTTTGGTTCATCGGTTTGCTCTGTCTTCTtcagttttgtctttctgtcccctGATGCATTGGTCTATCCGGCAGACCCCTGTTCATCCATTACACCTACAGAGTCAACAGGGTGATTCATGTttgcatttgaacattttagtGTGTAACTGGTGACTTATTTGGATAAAATCCTTTTTATAACTCCTCAAACCCACTATGCCTcactctctgttcctctctgtgatTCCCTGCCACACAATGTGTCAGAGGTCACTGTTCAAACAATTCTGTTCCTGCATGGCCTTTCTGCCTAAAAAAATCACTGACAAATATATAACCAGGGTACTGCCGATGATTGGGTACTGACGTCATTGTCCATTTGGGGGGTGTTTCCCCTGCTGCCCTGATGCTTCTGCTGCTCTCCTGCAGAGTTACGACACAGAGCTGTTGTTGCCCAgcgacagtgtgtgtgtccccgCGCAGACCGTCGTGGTGGTGAAGAGGGAATCCGAACCGTCCGCCATCAGCTTCATGGGAGCTCTACGTATACCAgtcagtgacacacacata
This genomic stretch from Eleginops maclovinus isolate JMC-PN-2008 ecotype Puerto Natales chromosome 7, JC_Emac_rtc_rv5, whole genome shotgun sequence harbors:
- the slc37a1 gene encoding glucose-6-phosphate exchanger SLC37A1 isoform X2 — its product is MAAVPPGIRMLVSFDRDQWYRALTFILTFLLYTSFHLSRKPISIVKSELHKNCSSVSEIATLASSSSSSSQLPPQSLHTDMDCSWKPFDKRNYRQLLGAMDYSFLCAYAVGMYLSGIIGERLPIRLYLTVGMLSSGLFTCLFGLGYVYNIHNMGFYVFVQVANGLVQTTGWPSVVTCISNWFGKGRRGLIMGLWNSHTSVGNILGSLIAGYFVSSNWGLSFIVPGIIIAVMGVVCFFFLIEHPNDLKSMNAQTTSPGKRVPTKSWNGVNGHTEVYHQYKDNQTQSYDTELLLPSDSVCVPAQTVVVVKRESEPSAISFMGALRIPGVIEFSLCLLFAKLVSYTFLFWLPLYITKTAHLDAKKAGDLSTLFDVGGIVGGILAGVISDKLGKRATTCAVMLLLAAPTLYGFSMISEFGMGPTIGMLLVCGGLVNGPYSLITTAVSADLGTHKSLKGNARALSTVTAIIDGTGSVGAALGPLLAGLLSAGGWDQVFYMLMTADFLALLLLLRLVTKELTSTKSRPISAVELKEH
- the slc37a1 gene encoding glucose-6-phosphate exchanger SLC37A1 isoform X1, with product MAAVPPGIRMLVSFDRDQWYRALTFILTFLLYTSFHLSRKPISIVKSELHKNCSSVSEIATLASSSSSSSQLPPQSLHTDMDCSWKPFDKRNYRQLLGAMDYSFLCAYAVGMYLSGIIGERLPIRLYLTVGMLSSGLFTCLFGLGYVYNIHNMGFYVFVQVANGLVQTTGWPSVVTCISNWFGKGRRGLIMGLWNSHTSVGNILGSLIAGYFVSSNWGLSFIVPGIIIAVMGVVCFFFLIEHPNDLKSMNAQTTSPGKRVPTKSWNGVNGHTEVYHQYKDNQTQAYYYYEDSVQNRKSYDTELLLPSDSVCVPAQTVVVVKRESEPSAISFMGALRIPGVIEFSLCLLFAKLVSYTFLFWLPLYITKTAHLDAKKAGDLSTLFDVGGIVGGILAGVISDKLGKRATTCAVMLLLAAPTLYGFSMISEFGMGPTIGMLLVCGGLVNGPYSLITTAVSADLGTHKSLKGNARALSTVTAIIDGTGSVGAALGPLLAGLLSAGGWDQVFYMLMTADFLALLLLLRLVTKELTSTKSRPISAVELKEH